The DNA window gaatagttatttaaattagatcATTGTGGTTCTTATAAGATATAAAGGGCATTAGTCGTTACTCTgatataataaatgtatacatattcTTAGGTTAGCTTGAGTAAAGAAATTTACGTTATTGTTATAACACCAGAGGTTGCTGAACTGTTCGTATTATCAAGTTACACCACCGATAACATTTAGCTGATTCACATTACACGTTGCAGTACGTTCTTTGGAAAAACTGCTACTAATACCGGGACTTTACATAGCTGTGTCGTGTTACACATTCTTTAGAAAACTACAGCTTAGTAAACCCGGGACTGTAATACAGTTGTGTCATGTTACACGTTCTTTATAAAACTGCAACTTAGTAATACCAGAACTGTAATACAGTTGTGTCATGTTACACGTTCTTTAGAAAACTACAACTTAGTAAACCCGGGACTGTCAGTTCAGCTGTGTCATGTTACACGTTCTTTAGAAAACTACAACTTAGTAAACCCGGGACTGTCAGTACAGCTGTGTCATGTTACACGttctttataaaactacaacTTAGTAATACCAGGACTGTAATACAGTTGTGTCATGTTACACGttctttataaaactacaacTTAGTAATACCAGGACTGTCAGTACAGCTGTGTCATGTTACACGTTCTTTAGAAAACTACAACTTAGTAATACCAGAACTGTAATACAGCTGTGTCAGGTTACACGTTCTTTAGAAAACTACAACTTAGTAATACCAGGACTGTCAGTACAGCTGTGTCATGTTACACGttctttataaaactacaacTTAGTAATACCAGGACTGTCAGTACAGCTGTGTCATGTTACACGttctttataaaactacaacTTAGTAATACCAAGACTGTAATACAGCTGTGTCATGTTGCACGTTCTTTAGAAAACTACAACTTAGTAATACCAGGACTGTCAGTACAGCTGTGTCATGTTACACGTTCTTTAGAAAACTACAACTTAGTAATACCAGGACTGTAATACAGTTGTGTCATGTTACACGTTCTTTAGAAAACTACAACTTAGTAATACCAGGACTGTCAGTACAGCTGTGTCATGTTACACGTTCTTTAGAAAACTACAACTTAGTAATACCAGGACTGTAATACAGTTGTGTCATGTTACACGTTCTTTAGAAAACTACAACTTAGTAATACCAGGACTGTCAGTACAGTTGTGTCATGTTACACGttctttataaaactacaacTTAGTAATACCAGAACTGTAATACAGCTGTGTCATGTTACACGTTCTTTAGAAAACTACAACTTAGTAATACCAGAACTGTCAGTACAGCTGTGTCATGTTACACGTTCTTTAGAAAACTACAACTTAGTAATACCAGGACTGTCAGTACAGCTGTGTCATGTTACACGTTCTTTAGAAAACTACAACTTAGTAAACCCGGGACTGTCAGTACAGCTGTGTCATGTTACACGTTCTTTAGAAAACTACAACTTAGTAATACCAGGACTGTCAGTACAGCTGTGTCATGTTACACGttctttataaaactacaacTTAGTAATACCAGGACTGTAATACAGTTGTGTCATGTTACACGttctttataaaactacaacTTAGTAATACCAGGACTGTCAGTACAGCTGTGTCATGTTACACGTTCTTTAGAAAACTACAACTTAGTAATACCAGAACTGTAATACAGCTGTGTCATGTTACACGTTCTTTAGAAAACTACAACTTAGTAATACCAGGACTGTCAGTACAGCTGTGTCATGTTACACGttctttataaaactacaacTTAGTAATACCAGGACTGTCAGTACAGCTGTGTCATGTTACACGttctttataaaactacaacTTAGTAATACCAAGACTGTAATACAGCTGTGTCATGTTGCACGTTCTTTAGAAAACTACAACTTAGTAATACCAGGACTGTCAGTACAGCTGTGCCATGTTACACGTTCTTTAGAAAACTACAACTTAGTAATACCAGGACTGTAATACAGTTGTGTCATGTTACACGTTCTTTAGAAAACTACAACTTAGTAATACCGGGACTGTAATACAGTTGTGTCATGTTACACGTTCTTTAGAAAACTACAACTTAGTAAACCCGGGACTGTCAGTACAGCTGTGTCATGTTACACGTTCTTTAGAAAACTACAACTTAGTAATACCAGGACTGTAATACAGTTGTGTCATGTTACACGTTCTTTAGAAAACTACAACTTAGTAATACCAGGACTGTCAGTACAGCTGTGTCATGTTACACGttctttataaaactacaacTTAGTAATACCAGAACTGTAATACAGCTGTGTCATGTTACACGttctttataaaactacaacTTAGTAATACCAGAACTGTCAGTACAGTTGTGTCATGTTACACGttctttataaaactacaacTTAGTAATACCAGAACTGTAATACAGCTGTGTCATGTTACACGTTCTTTAAAAAAGTACAACTCTTCTCGTATACGTTTTAATctgtaatatttctttacaacACAAAGGGACATCATGTGTTGAAGACCACATGCCAGTATTATGCTTTGTTtttaggtttattatattttacacgtttctATCTACAGACTCGGCTATGGACCTGTATGGAGATAACTTTAAACTGCAAGATATGCTGGACTCTGATATCCGATCTCATCTGGATATACTTCTCACCAGTACAGGGGATGTCGCCGCAGAACAGAGTGACCACCAGCCTACTTTAACAGATCTCGCCCCAGCAGCGCCTCTGGAATCTTTGGAGTCTTTGGACATGGAGAATGAGCTTGGAGGGATGGCAGGGTCCACGTGGTTAAGCCATGGGTCTCAGCTCTTTAACTTGGGGCCAGACTTTGATATCCCCGGAGGACTTTTGGTTAACCCTCAAACAGGAGTGCCCATTGCCATGCCCCAGCCCCCTACAGCCGTCCCAGCGAGCACAAGAGAAAATCAGACAGTAACCAGTGGGCAGACGACTCAAATTAGTGATACAAGACCGCAACTGATAACGACCACCCCTTTCTCCAGTCCCCAGCATATAAACCATTTGGATTTACAGCCAGCTCAAAGTCACAGCTTTCTGGAAGAATCTTCCTCTCGTCCAGAGGTTGTAAGCAGTCCAAAGTGCAAACAGAAGCCAAGCAAGATCGGCAAGTCCACCGTGCAACAAAACAACGGGGAGAAATGCTTCCCAAAACCGGCCTTTTCCTACAGCTGTCTCATAGCTATGGCCCTGAAAAACAGTAGGACTGGAAATCTACCCGTGAACGAAATCTATAATTTCATGATGTGGGTATAATACCAGCAACATTTCCTATATTTTCTGTGACTTAATAAAAGTCAACAGTTGGGTTATCGAGCGTGTATCTGAACGTTATTCTttcatcaattaaaaaaaaatgtatttatgttaagaaagattTCAACTGACGTATAAAATAGTGACCAGACGAAACCAATTAATTCTTAAAGCAGTTCCCCTAGcggtgttaaatatattttacctaaTTCCAAACTGAAGTGCTAGTATAATCCGTTATTTCAATTAAATACCCtacaatataatgaaaaaaaaaatttacattagTAATCACACGACGCCATTTTGTTTAGATCaaccatttttaatttattatacttgtcaTAGACAATatgttttaacccttaaacagcgggaatgttatAGGTGGCAGCATTAATTAATGATGGACGCCATTAAAGGGTAAATACAACCTTCTTAATTTAgactcttaatttttttttcaaaaattaaaatcagCTTCTCAAATGCGTTCGTTTGGTTCGATCGAATTTCTCAAGCACATTTTTTTCTGTACTCGAAAAATATTAGATTGGCAATAACGTTAGAAGTAAAAGCTGCGTCGTGGGCTTTTCTTAATACTTTTGTAAACAggttgggtttggtttgttttgaatttcgtgtgaagctacacgaggtctatcggcgctgctgtccctaatttggcaatgtaagactagagggaaggcagctagtcaccatcgccaactctttggctactcttttaccaatgaataatgggattgactgtatattataataccctcatggccgaaagggcgagcatggttggtgtgacggggattcgaacccgtgaccctcggaatattagtcgagtgccttagccatctAGCCATGCTGTTCGTAAACAGACAACTATCGTTCACGAGCACACATTCCAACACGTGCCGCGAGTTACTACTGCACGTGAGCAATATGCTCACTTCCAACTAAAACTGCATACCATAAACACACATACTTTCCCTCAAACGAAATGAGTATAGACGTCTTTCAAAATGGTTTAGACAAAACTATTGgtgatatttgttattgttagCTGTAGTCAGTTACCTTGGAAACTGATTCAGTGACACGTAGTTTAACGTTTTGAAAAAAATAGAGATAAATATGGTTCAttctttaaactaaaacaaagtaGGTTTTATTTCcttaatatgtaatatgtttgatttttttgCAGAGATTCGTGAAATGTTTGttacttttcattttaataagTTATTATCGTACCTCCACAACTTGTTTCACGTATAGATTCTTTAACCAATCATTTGCTTCTTCTTACCAGTGACGTCAAGAGCGGGTAAATCTCTTTATTAAACAGCCAATCATTTGCAccaaataagatttttttttttgtattgttcgAAATTGAAAGTATAATTAACGTTAAGTTCACGGTAAAAAAATCTCAGTTTTTAATAATTCCATGGCGTGCTTTATGCTTTTTGGGTTGGGGTGACCAGGTGGTTTCATGTGCACCAGGTGCAGGTggtggtttaatttgtttatcgTATATAATATCTATACGCTCTAGCATTACTCAGTTGTTAGTGTTGATTACGAAGTTATCACACAGAAGTTGTAATGTTTTCAAAACTCGAACACATTCGAAAAGTTGACTATTCCTCTTCTATTAGTGCACCCCTTTGACAGTGGAATCCCACTGctaaaaaactgggttttgatatctagggtgggcagagcacagatagcctattgtatagctttgtgtgtaattcCAAGTAATCAATATTCTCTTTGAAAGCACTCGAATTTTGTGTCTCGTTTGAAAACATTACACTAACTGCCAGTGCTTTAGCGTTAAACATGTGTTTTAACAATTATGTTTCGTTAGTATTTCATATACTTGTATGTCTGTTTAAACATTTCGCTTTgaaggttatttttaaaattatttatctccactaaacgggcccggcatgactaTATGGTTAAAGgacctcgactcgtaatccaagggtcgcatgGCTATATGGTTAAAGCacctcgattcgtaatccaagggtcgtgtgGCTATATGGTTAAAGCACCTCGACTCGTAacttaagggtcgcgggttcaaataccctttactccaaacatgctccctctcttagccgttggtaaaagaaaaagaatatCCTAgaagtgggtagtgatgactagctacttttcctctactaaattagggatggctagcgtaggtaaataaccctcgtgtagctttgtgcgaaatgcaaaacaagCAAAAAATCAATCCCACCCCAATAAACCAAATTTCCATCCTTAAATGAAGGATGGTTTCCTTAGTGTCTTAGACTCTACAGTGTAGGTCTTAATTGTACATAATTTGTTCATcgtttaaataaatgtgttttcaattgtttactttatatacatGTGAAAGAAAAAGACAAATACTAAACGACAAGCGCATGTGTacactatacataaaacaattgaatTTAATGTGCTTCACAAGATAaccataaacaatgaaataaataaaaaaaacatacgcATAGCAACTCTGTCTTATATTGGTCCTTGCAAATCTGAAATTACTAAAACTGAATTGTATTGTCATCGAAACTGTAATACGTAACgaattaatttgatttttactgttcagtaaaaaataatttctctGTGTTAGAAAAGTTTTCGTTTCAACAGGAAATTAAAATGAAGCTTGTTAGGCTTAAGGCCATTTTTGTGCCTTTTGGTAGTTCCTTCAGCAGAATATTCttggttttgtttcattcttaTCCAGAATGCATACTTTTATTGTACCATAATGCAATGAATAATCTATTTGGGAAACAACTTAAATTAAGAACAATTTATAGAATATTGCGCCACCTACTGGTTAAGATGTGAAACAAAACATGACCAAATTATATAATATCGATGATTCTTTTTAGcaagttgtatattttaaatgcGTATAAATTAATGCATACTTTTATTGTACCATAATgcagtgaataatttatttaggAAACAACTTAAATTTAGAACAATTTATAGAATATTGCGCCACCTACTGGTTAATATGTGAAACGAAACACGACCAAATTATATAATATCGATGATTTTTTTTagcaagttttatattttaaatgcgtATAAATTACTTTTACCACACTGGTTTCCGTTTGCTTTAGTTACAGCAGGTACGTTCAAAATGTCTAACGAATGTTTATGGTTTCAAATGTAAGATGAAACAAATGACACTTGTAAATATTTActatcttcatttttttaatgtcatGCTATTATGGAACAATATAGTTCTAATATATATAATCACTTACCGTATTTGGCTATAACCCTAATCATTTGATATTGATACCAACAGTAGGCAGATAATTTGTTGtattgtcccccgctagtacagcggcaagtctacggatttacaacgttaaaatcaggggttcgatttcctacGGTGGACTCCGctggtagcccgatgtggctttgctataagaaaaacatacagaacttgtatagctttgtgcctaacatAGGCGGTCTTACTTATTGGGCAACTGCTCGGGCTCCCACGCATGGAAGGGCCCCCGATGCTATGCCTTTTAATCTGCTTCTGAGTTTTCTCATTATTATGGTTCCCCATATACTAAATATTGCCCTGGGCTCCAGAATGACCAAAACTGCCCCTGTtgtttaatacacaaacaacgtAACAGAGTACATTGATAATAAATCTAGAGAACATCCAGCACAGCGTTAAATTTGAAGTCAATAGTGAATTAGTGTACTGATTTAGAGGCATGAGTTAAATCATTAACTAACTTTAGATAGGTACAAATTCATATCTTGAAGATCTGAATATTTGCTACAGTCATATTTTAGTATATCTTGTTTCTTTGGGGATTAACAAAATTGTGTCGTATTTGTATTGATTTAAGATGATACACAGGTTTGATATTGTTTTGCAAGTTAAAATAGCAGTGAAACTCCACAGTAATAGCTACTTGTATGGAAATACCACTGACATGTTAAATGTGTTGCTTGTTTCAGAGTATTGtaacgaaataaaataaacaatggatTTCTTATTTCAGAGAAAACTTTCCCTATTTCAAAACAGCACCACATGGATGGAAAGtaagtgttatttttgttttgtcttaaaaCTAGTTGGATAACAATGAGAGAATGTTTGTTTCTCAGAATATAAGTAAAAATTCACTGTGTGTTTATAAGTGAATTCAGTtgataacttttattatataaataactgaaCTTTGACTACTAATTAAGTATTATGTAGTGACAATATTTGCTTCtgctgtgtttttttttgtgtggctGAATATTAAGTTCTgttaatgttttatgaatatgCGATTAACTTCAGATATGGCAGCTCATGTCACATTTTCTGGTATCTGAACATTAAGGTCTGAAAAGTGTTTGTAGACATGTGGTTCATTTTGAGATATGGaacttgttttactattttctaatagCTGTACATTAAGTTCGGATAATTTCTGAAGATTTTTCATTTTACAGAACTCTGTCAGGCACAATCTGTCCCTTAACAAGTGCTTTGAAAAAATAGAGAAACCAGTTAGTAATGACAAGAACCAAAGGAAAGGCTGTCTGTGGGCAATGAATCCTGCTAAAATCAACAAGATGGATGAGGAAGTTCAGAAGTGGACTAGAAAAGATCCAGTGGCAATTCGCAGGAGTATGGCTAATCCTGGTGAGAAGgctttttatttgtatgttggAGAGAATTCTGTGTGGGTGTACATGAAAATCTGACACATCATTTGAATAGAGAATAAATGCTTGAAACTAGTTGTAACTTTCTACtttggttttattgttatttactgaCTTGTTGGACCTTTGATTTCATTATCCTCTTTACTCTTTGAACTATGGCTATTCCATGCGAGGAAGTTACTCAACGTGAAGATAACTTTCCATGGATTGTTAAACCCTATAGATGTGGATTATGCTCTCTGGATTGTTTTACTTTAACCCCAGTGTGGATTATGCTCACCCCAGATCTTGATTATAGTCATTAGTTTGTCTTATTTTACCTCAAATATGGAATAcgtttattcatttgttttactcTGATGTAGATTGTACTCATTGGTTTGTTTTGCTCTACTACAGTTATGGATTATTCTCactggtttgttttattctaagacttgaattatatttattaatttgttttactctATCTCAGTTCGTTTTACTTTATCCAAGACATAGATTATACtcactggtttgttttactttatccaaGACATAGATTATACTCACTGGTTCGTTTTACTTTATCCAAGACATAGATTATACTCACTGGTTCGTTTTACTTTATCCAAGACATAGATTATACTCACTGGTTCGTTTTACTTTATCCAAGACATAGATTATACtcactggtttgttttactttatccaaGACATAGATTATACTCACTGGTTCGTTTTACTTTATCCAAGACATAGATTATACTCACTGGTTCGTTTTACTTTATCCAAGACATAGATTATACTCACTGGTTCGTTTTACTTTATCCAAGACATAGATTATACTCACTGGTTCGTTTTACTTTATCCAAGACATAGATTATACTCACTGATTTGTTTTACTCTACCCAAGACATAGATTATACtcactggtttgttttactttatccaaGACATAGATTATACTCACTGGTTCGTTTTACTTTATCCAAGACATAGATTATACTCACTGGTTTGTTTTACTCTACCCAAGACATAGATTATACTCACTGGTTCGTTTTACTTTATCCAAGACATAGATTATACTCACTGGTTCGTTTTACTTTATCCAAGACATAGATTATACTCACTGGTTCGTTTTACTTTATCCAAGACATAGATTATACTCACTGGTTTGTTTTACTCTACCCAAGACATAGATTATACTCACTGGTTCGTTTTACTTTATCCAAGACATAGATTATACTCACTGGTTCGTTTTACTTTATCCAAGACATAGATTATACTCACTGGTTTGTTTTACTCTACCCAAGACATAGATTATACtcactggtttgttttactttatccaaGACATAGATTATACTCACTGGTTCCTTTTACCCTACCTAGACAtggattatatttattgatttgttttactCTACCCAGACATGGattatattcactgttttgttttactctaTCAagacatgaatatatatatatatatacacttttattCTACCTCATCAGAAAGACTAGAGCTTCTAGAGAAAGGGCAAATGAAAGACCTGTATCCTGGAGAGTCTCCAGATGAAGCTACCCCTACTTCCAGCCCTTCTGATCAAGCAACAGAAATCACTAATAGCTCTGAAGTTTCTACAGCAACAAAGACAGCAGACTTACCTTCACTGGAAAGTCTTGATCCATCTTTGTCAGAACTTGACCTGCAGGTTAGCCTGTCAAAGTAGTTTCTATTTAGTCAAAAGCTGTTTTGTCATAAGTTATTGAATgagaaatttaacatttatttattgtaaatttttctgtattttaaaaatataaaagctgTAATTTTACAAGGTTAAAAATTTAGTAtactttatattagttttatttcatgttcagATTTTTGATGTGTAAAGTTTCTATGGAAGTGTTGTTTTAGAAAGTCTAATAGTATGAGCCCATTTTTCATGGttgacatttttaaaacttctcagTTAACTTTTGATGcttaactttttttgttttccagAAAGGTATCTGGGAGAACCTTGGTGATGACCGACTCCAGTTATTAGTAGATTCACGGAATGTTTCCCCCCTGGCTCTTCACCCCTCTAACCAAACAGTAGGATTAGGTGTTGAGGGAACCACACTACCAGCCTTTACCTGTGCTAGTCATGTCTTTACTCAGACTGGTGGTTCAGCATCCTACAGTTTACACTGCCCATATCCTAATCCCATTGGGGACAATCAAGGTGCGACAACCAATGGCAGGTGAGATAAGGAAAGCATTCCAACACATCATGTGGTCattcagaaaaacaacaataaaaataacgtGCCTTAAGACCTAGGCCAGCTAAATGGGCAGTAGACTCTACTTTTTGGTCAACTACTAAATGCACCAGCTAAGTTATTATCTCCAAAAGAGACAGAATGATGGCCACCAGCTGTAGTGggcaaaaaacattatttattcacattaaactgtttctttacacattatcaaattttgtaaacaattaaaaaaaaaagcctttctAATAGCAGAAAGGTTTTGATATCAATTTATAACTGACCCAGCAAGTTGAACTGTTCAATACAATACATTCCTGGTGTGGCTTTAAGTACCCAGCCTCATGCACCTAGTCAAGGATCTCTGGGTCAACAGACCAAAATCTCGTGGTTGTTTCGATCACAATCCCCTTGAACTAGTCCTTCCTTTTTTTGTCCCCTTTGAATCAAGCGTGTTTCAGCTGTTTGTGCCTGTGTCTTAGTTCATTTCATAACAGgagataaataaattatgatgaaGCACACATGTGAAAAAACAAGCCACAAATATACAGGATTACAGTCTCTCTGAACAAGAGCTACGACATGTAGTTGTTTGAGAAATATCTTAAATACTGATAATCATAGAAATCAACATTGTTTTAGGTTCTTTGTTGTTTGCTGGTAATCTTTAAGTTGGTGTCTTTAAGTACTTAGTAGTGCTTTTCAACTACCTACATCAGTCACTGACAAGACACCATTTTCCAGCTCTGTATTTTAGACTTGAAACTGGTCACAACATGTATAACTGTTTGCTAATAAGGAAACTGATTAAATGCCAGTTGTAGTTTCATTCTACATTTTATTGTCTTCAAACAACTGAGCataattgttacatattatattttgtaatagcTGAAACTTTTATTCATACAGTCTAATAAAAATCAAAGCTGAACTGTCAAACAGCACGTAAGTTTGACTGAGAGATTACACAGTAAGCAGAAGTAAACTGTGTTTCTTATATAATTGTTCTTATAAACTTAAGTGTTCTTTTagctttttgtttgatttttagcAGCAATACGACCgtgttttctatattttgctGCAACGTTATCTCTTGTTTACATAGATTGTTATTATTGGCAccatgtgtttattaattaattattaacatgcATTATGTAGTTCTTTAAATTTATGTACAGATTTTGAAATGTCTGGATTTATGAagaatcagttttttttatactGATCATGTTGAAAATACTTAGTTTCTTATTGAGTTTAAGAATTAaatgtaaagtgtgtttaaataATCACAAACTGTAGAGTTGGAAATTCTCTTCTTAAGTTATAAcacgtctgtgtgaaaaaaagttgaaacaagCCTCAAAGTAGCCGAAGAACTGTAAATGAAATCAACTTGATCTAAGAATGTCAATAGGCTAGAATTACTCAAACAGAGAACTTCCTATCTGAATAATTCCATTAGCCTTGTATACTGAGTTTACCCAAGTCATTACT is part of the Tachypleus tridentatus isolate NWPU-2018 chromosome 4, ASM421037v1, whole genome shotgun sequence genome and encodes:
- the LOC143248748 gene encoding uncharacterized protein LOC143248748 isoform X2 — encoded protein: MDLYGDNFKLQDMLDSDIRSHLDILLTSTGDVAAEQSDHQPTLTDLAPAAPLESLESLDMENELGGMAGSTWLSHGSQLFNLGPDFDIPGGLLVNPQTGVPIAMPQPPTAVPASTRENQTVTSGQTTQISDTRPQLITTTPFSSPQHINHLDLQPAQSHSFLEESSSRPEVVSSPKCKQKPSKIGKSTVQQNNGEKCFPKPAFSYSCLIAMALKNSRTGNLPVNEIYNFMIENFPYFKTAPHGWKNSVRHNLSLNKCFEKIEKPVSNDKNQRKGCLWAMNPAKINKMDEEVQKWTRKDPVAIRRSMANPERLELLEKGQMKDLYPGESPDEATPTSSPSDQATEITNSSEVSTATKTADLPSLESLDPSLSELDLQKGIWENLGDDRLQLLVDSRNVSPLALHPSNQTVGLGVEGTTLPAFTCASHVFTQTGGSASYSLHCPYPNPIGDNQGATTNGR
- the LOC143248748 gene encoding uncharacterized protein LOC143248748 isoform X1; protein product: MAYHPYVGDIFLTSNFGNLLDIDSAMDLYGDNFKLQDMLDSDIRSHLDILLTSTGDVAAEQSDHQPTLTDLAPAAPLESLESLDMENELGGMAGSTWLSHGSQLFNLGPDFDIPGGLLVNPQTGVPIAMPQPPTAVPASTRENQTVTSGQTTQISDTRPQLITTTPFSSPQHINHLDLQPAQSHSFLEESSSRPEVVSSPKCKQKPSKIGKSTVQQNNGEKCFPKPAFSYSCLIAMALKNSRTGNLPVNEIYNFMIENFPYFKTAPHGWKNSVRHNLSLNKCFEKIEKPVSNDKNQRKGCLWAMNPAKINKMDEEVQKWTRKDPVAIRRSMANPERLELLEKGQMKDLYPGESPDEATPTSSPSDQATEITNSSEVSTATKTADLPSLESLDPSLSELDLQKGIWENLGDDRLQLLVDSRNVSPLALHPSNQTVGLGVEGTTLPAFTCASHVFTQTGGSASYSLHCPYPNPIGDNQGATTNGR